Proteins from one Dermacentor variabilis isolate Ectoservices chromosome 1, ASM5094787v1, whole genome shotgun sequence genomic window:
- the LOC142562221 gene encoding uncharacterized protein LOC142562221 — MAVTQDNTGVYVVFQFKHRGHDFELGRVFLSKLERAAIADKLREGVSMDAVLDNVRSNVDETFHRINLLSKQDLRKIMRDARVSKTERLHDNDYVSVQLWVERMHSEKGNPLLFFKHQPDKK; from the exons ATGGCTGTGACTCAAGACAACACAGGTGTGTATGTGGTTTTCCAATTCAAGCACAGAGGCCACGACTTTGAACTGGGTCGTGTTTTTCTGTCCAAGTTGGAAAGAGCTGCTATTGCTG ACAAGCTGCGAGAAGGCGTGTCCATGGATGCAGTACTGGATAATGTGCGGTCCAACGTGGATGAGACATTCCACCGCATTAACCTGTTAAGCAAGCAGGATCTCCGCAAAATAATGAGGGATGCCAGAGTCTCGAAGACCGAGCGGCTGCACGATAATGACTATGTGAGCGTGCAACTCTGGGTTGAGAGGATGCATAGTGAAAAGGGAAACCCATTGCTCTTCTTTAAACACCAACCTGACAAAAAGTGA